From the genome of Xiphophorus couchianus chromosome 15, X_couchianus-1.0, whole genome shotgun sequence:
gttaattaaatcaaattacatTTAGTGGCAACCGCAGCCCAAGATGGAGCGTAAAAACTTGgatccaaatgtttttttaacgtttctCAGCTTATAAGGTCAAATTGTCCAACAAATACTTAAACTGTGAGGACTGATGGCTCTTTATGGGGCCCAAAGCcgcagtaaaaagaaaaaataagttttgtttttgggttatTGAATAGGTTTAGGACTTTGGTATGAATTGAGTTGAAGTTAGGTTTAGAGTATTGCtttgaaaatgaatgaacaatGAATTGAAtatacatttaaagtaaaaataacaatggttaaatattattttgtccATTTCTATAGTTTTGTGTTGGACAAAcgtgaaaagatgttaaaactTGTTGCAATTTAAGAAGTACTAATTAAGCAAATTTAGCATTTAATGGGTTTCATCAATACATTCTgctgaaaatgagtttgacaacGCCGTCATAAAGTATAAAGTTTTTTCCATCATGGCTGCagaatattaaagaaaattggtttaaattaaagtgatttaaatgtttgatttaatctgcagtttttacagttttaagatGATATTTCTGATCTTCACAATGTTTGAACAAATCACagcaaatggcaaaaataaacgaatatttacaagagaagtgaaaacacacaattttcaCTGTAAccttttttattagaaaatataaatggcaaaaagcttttttaaaactgtgttgctaaaacaaagacagatgtGACAGACATGAACGAaactaagctttttttttctttcttttttcagtttacatGCTACAGTTTATAATGTACAGGTGAGTGTGCTCCTGCTCAGGTAGAAACCCAAACTTAAAGACAACATGAGCGGAAACGAAAATGTCTTGATCTGAAGGAAAGTCGTAACAAAACATCAATCAAAGACTATATTTGCTCcagcacacagaaacacacacacacacacacacacaccaacacacgaacacacacacacacacacacacacacaccaacacacgaACAGATTCCCCTCTTTGTTCAGAGAAATTGTTCCACAGTTCTGAAGACAGACTGCGAACTGTAAGTAGTAACAGatttttctgacaattaatcaactaatcggataaaaaattgccacatttgatagatttttcatttaaccacttaaaactttttttatatattagaaatacaccaagagatgaaaaataattaaatgtatttattaaattttatttcctaaaatgcaataagttcctttagtgaatttgatTTGGGTGAAGCTGATAGtggccacttgaggagttttgggcaaaaacatatttgcagacagaaatgttttcacctttaaagcaaaatttatttatattttatacagttttggtTTGATTACTGTTCTGAAGCAAATAATCTACTCcaattaacgattaattgatccGTTGACAGTTATTCCAATAATAGATTCAACACGATTAATAGTTTCATCCCTAATCAGAAGTGGTTTCATTTAAATGAGttaaaagtatttatgtttcttaattttatttagtaattttctgaaatgttcatCTTTCccagacatttttgtttggaCAGAAATAAGAACAGTTCCTGTCTGTCTTGGAACTATTTCTGGTACCATTCACACCCTCATTTATCAATCCGCTGTTTGTTTTAGGCGCGGATTAAAAGAACAGCCGATTTCCAAATgacaatattaaaaacaaacagaaggtCGTCGGAGGTTTTCCACTTTATACGCAGATCCACTACAGTTCAGTTTAGCGGGGATTGACGGGAATGAGGGGTTCTGAGAAGTCCTGTTCAGTGTTTTCCGTCACTGTTcttgaatgaaaacaaacaaaaaacacatgagTAAAATGGCACCGTGTGCGTAAAATGTTGCCAGTGGGGAAGGCAGGCGCATCATCTCAGGTTTTGGATTCTGCCATGGAGGAATCCCCGGCAAGCTTCACTTTCCCACCTCGTCGAGCACCTTGCGGTTGAGCTGAGCCTGCTCCCGCTGGCTCTCCATCTTGGCCATCTGGATCATATTCCTCAGCAGGTGGAAGGTCAGGTCGATGGACAGCGGCGGCTCCTCGCTGCGCTTCAGCAGCTGCGCCGCGGTCCTCAgcgcctcttcctcctcctcttcctcctcgccGTCAACTTCCGGCAGCAGCAGGTGGAGGCGGTCCGGGTCCCTCCGCTGGAGCAGCCGCAGCAGGTGGTCGCCCACCAGACCAGAGGCGGCGCCTTCCGTGGCCGCCCTGAGAAGAACATCGTCCACCTGCTGTGTCTGGAGGCGGCTGGTGCCATCCAGCCAGCCGGGGAGAGAGCGCGGTCTGCCGGCGGCGGGGCGGGGGTGTGACCAGAGGAGGACCGaggagaggagcagcaggagggggACCGGCTTCATGTCCTGCAACCGAAAGGAAATTAcgattttttaaacattagttTTGAAACTTAAAACATGTGACAGTGTAA
Proteins encoded in this window:
- the uts1 gene encoding urotensin 1; this encodes MKPVPLLLLLSSVLLWSHPRPAAGRPRSLPGWLDGTSRLQTQQVDDVLLRAATEGAASGLVGDHLLRLLQRRDPDRLHLLLPEVDGEEEEEEEEALRTAAQLLKRSEEPPLSIDLTFHLLRNMIQMAKMESQREQAQLNRKVLDEVGK